TGGATGTAATCGGATGCGATTCGTTCGAACCAGCTTCTCACCAAGTTGCGCGGCATTGCGATGGCGCAGGATAACATGAAGACGAGAAGTATTTGACGCGCGTACGCCTCAAGAGATAGATAAATTCTGTCTCGTTAATTTCACCTACCGCAGGTTAATTGAACGTCGAAAATATCGCGCAAGGTATTCGGTTTCAAAGATCTCCTCGTACTTGTACGCAGATCTGGCGAGAAAACTTTCGAGAATTCCAACCGTGGTATGTGTGAGATGCGATCGGGACCGACGCCATTACGCCGATCTTGTACAAATTTACTCGCTTCAGTCATCGTTACCGATCATTCGTTGTTCGATCTCGCGAGAAGTATAAATCGAAGCACATCAAGCTCGGTAACGGTCAATCgttttcatcgaaattatttttatcgcctgCGCACAACAGCGCGGTTTTACGATTTCCATAAAATTGCAACACCTTTTATtcacgaattattttttactcaataACAAAACATGTGTCCGACATCTTGGTTGGCTAAAAACTAATGCAACACGTGAGCATAGCTGTATAATTGTTGCATCTTCGGCGTCGCGGTTGCGGTAGATTGTTATTAACGTTGTCGTTAttatcggtgatttttttttaacttcacGGACACTTCGAGGCACGTTCTCCGAATGTCACGAAACagttaaaattcgaaaaagaagtCTGCGACGAAAATGGGGCGGATTTTCTAGGCGCGCTTTGACGCGCGTCGCTCGTACATTCTTTGTCAAATTTGACGTACTTGTagtgaaattatttgatccaAATTTTTGCAACATCTCGTCAAACATTGGCAGATATAATTGGCGACATAAAAAACCGCGATTACTtgcgaaaattcgaagagaaatttttttaaaaactgatCGGCTCcagttcggaaaaattttctctggaATGGTTTCCACATTATACTTGTATCACGTGTTTCACCGATACCTATACATCAATGATACAAAAATATCGATTCTTCCTAATTATTAACAAAGAATTCTCTACTCATATTCCGAGTCAGAGCTGATCATGCAGGAGTATCTCGCGTATCGCAGCCACGCTCGTCTCTGTGTCCATGACATTGCCTTGGCgtgttgtaaaaaatattcagatcatcatcgtcatcgtcgtcgtcgtcgtcgtcgtcgtcgtcgtcaggtTAAtgttctctcttcctctcattTCATTCATCGTAGAACATTTGTAACATAGTAACGCGATATCTCCTACCTCCGAACTTTATCCAAGGGCGGAGGGGGGTAAACTTCCCTCTCCCCcgacattttttctctgtaatCTGAAGGTAAAAACCACCCTTATGTATTCACAGGCGTGCAGTGTGGATGTGTACGCGACGCACACGTTGGGAGAACGGTTCACACGTATATCGTCCTTAGAGGAATACCCAACGTTAAAGAGGTGCGGGAGAAAGGGCCGCGCGTACCGAGGGCGAAAACGAATCTCTTCTCCGATTGGTGAACGGCTCATGGCAAGGGAGGTATGGGAGGGAGAGAATGTCGGTGTGGGGGAGGGGTGGAGAGAGGGAGGACGTCATGATTGTAAGGGGGGAAGAGAACGGCGGAGGGGAATTATCAAAGTGGAGGGagatgcgtgtatatatatatatacaagtatatacgtatatacgtatacatatatatatacttatgtacatgGTGGATGTTGTGTGGAAGGGGAAGGTGCAGAGGAGTGTCGAGGggtctctctcctctctttctctctacaCAAATGGAAAGTTCACGTTACACGACGTCGGGTTTAGACGTGAGTTTGCCATAGAGAAAATTCACAAGTTGTACGCGCGAGGAGAATCTGTACGAACATCGTGTGACTTTTACTTGTTTTGGTGATTTCAGCCCGCTAGCACTCCCTTTTCCACTCCTCGTTGCGCGTTGCTACCCTTCGGGCGGACCTCTCCCAGCGTTGTAACCCGCGCCCGTGGATCGTCGATTTCGATGTGGACGTCGATGAATAATCCATGTGTTGGTAAATGAtacatacacaggtatacctatacagataCACGTAGAGCATATATACGTAGCTATATTTTTGCtgtgccgctgccgctggaAGTATACTAATACCCATATAAactgtaggtacgtacgggTAGGCATAGAAGGAAAGGACGAGAAGAAGGTCCCGGTGCAGGCGAACGTCAGGGGAAACAGGGCGGAGGTCCGGTCCCTTTACTAATACTTGTGATGCGTGTATGTTCACCGTATATTACCTACCTACACTCTAACACTATCGAACAAATTTCACTATATACTTTCGTCacatatacgcgtgtatatatatatgtgcacatttataaattttaatctATACCATACACCTATAACGTATCTCATAGATGTAATAATGTACACTGCACGCAACGCAATGCGATATATCTATATCGTTGTAGGTGTTttgattatttcaaaaaaagcgTTAAAACCACCAGTCATATCAAaagtgtacatatacacagtTTTTCATATCTCATACAATGATATTTGATAAAGAAGTGATATTTTGTTaatcttgtttttatttagttACAggtttcctctcttctttttggAGAGAGTCGAAAATACATGAAACCGAATTGCACATCGAGTGATGCAGCTACGATGCAATttggagagagagggagacaGAGATATTTGCATATTATTCGCCCACGTGCGAATATTCGGTGAAAAATGGATACCCGTACATGCACGTTTTGCTGGAAGAGatagaggagagagagagaggaattaGCTCACTGCTCTCTTACTGGGACAAAGCCAGACGATTACGTCTCGTTTGCTCGCCGGTGATCCCCATCATCGACGACGTTCTAGTATCTGCTACTATCGCACGTACTTTACtcaattcttcaatccaaaaGAGCTTTGTTTGACTGGATGtaaaacagaaagaaacaaagaaaaatccaaaagagaagaaaggaagagCAGTTATCAGGTatggtacataaaatataataacaatagaaTGCAGTCGACCAGTAGGTCGTACTCATAGTTATAACAAACGTAGTGGTAGTTGGTAGtggaagaaacgaaacgaacggtGTGAGCAACAGAAgtagcagcatcagcagcgcTGCGTATTGTAAAACGGTAGAACGAAGAGTCTCGcggtatatagtatacgtatttatacatatataaatatatccccTGTCCCTATCCATACTTTCAGTTCTCtcaattctctttctcttcgttgtatatttcttctcttatactctcctcattttctctttttttctactaccTCGCCCTACTCTGTACCTTCAGAGTTTCATTCGTCGAGACCAACCAACACCACTATTGGTATAGTTATATAtggaagtaaaaatttttttcccccctttgcAACACACCCTagggaaggaaagaaaagggaaagggCAAGCGAAAAGGAGAAATGGAACGCGACCAGGGAAGGGAAAACCTAcaggacgaacgaacgaacgaacgaggagCTAAAGCAGAAACGGAGGAGAAATAcaaggggagagaaaaaaagggaaaaattcaacccaGCGGTTTCACAGACCTTCTGCGTGTGTTGGTGAGTTGTCACACAAATACTAGTGAATTTTAGGTTCAGTTCAGTTCATTTCAGATCCCTCTCTCTGCACCTCGTCCACTCCGACGTTGGCTccatacataaaaatatctaCAAACACATAGAAATATCCCCCCTGGATGTGGGCTCCGGTGTATTACAATATACACGCCACGCTACCACACTGGAAAAATACGAGGTGGGGAGAATCGTTGGAGGTTTTCTCTCCCCCACACACTAGGCGGCTGTATCCGTACCCCGTACTCGTATACCTAAATGTGAACGGGAGCAGAGGACGAAGGTCGGTAGCGAGGAGGTAGGGCAGTCGGTACGTTCTCCTCTGTCAGGGGAGGTACTAGTTACACGTACCACGTAAAGTGGAAGGGATTTCGAAGGGTGGAAAATAACGACAGAGGGGTGCGAAGGGCAATTGTAGTGGGGCGAAACGTCGTGACGGCAGGGGGGAAAGGGAATCCAACTCTATCCCCAGTTCGCTTCAGTTTGGCGCGAGACGTCTCGGCGTTCGGTTCTCtgttgttcgttcgttcgtttagtTATTTTCCGCGAgtcgttcttcttttcgtctatccgtttcttttctttttttatccattcttCACACTTATTCCCCTCGCTGTCTCATCCTTCCGTAGGCCACACACCAccgtttcccccctcccctctccctctcctcttctccttcttctccatTGCCTCTTTTCATACACACGTCGTCGTGAAAGTTTACTTCGAGTTTTTACCGCTAAGTGCAACATGGCGCTGAATATCGTAGTTGGTTTATTAATGCTACTGCCAATGGATATACCCGGTTGCCGCTGCTCCTCCTGTTGCTATTGGAATTAAGGggagattttcaaataattttttgttcttgtgaTTTGTGATAAATTTCTGTTATTTCATCGGTTAACTTCACCATCGTTAATCGGATACAACGACATGCATCGAACATATCTATGACATATTTAATAGACGTAATCGCTATTAAAGAGGTGTGTTTATCTCAattatcttccttttttctcttttatcttctactgtatatacatatatgcttaTGTACACGAACGTATGAGCTGTATTGAAATTGTATACAAGATACGACGTCGTCTGGTTCGTCGTTGGTTTTGTAGGGTCCCAGACTTCAATCAACCCACGTATGTTCGCTTCGTTTTACATTTACGTCGACATACGTCTGTGTTGGGGTCTTGCCGAgcagaaacagaaacagaaagagaacacggaaaaacagaaaacagtAACAGCCAAAAGACCTCCTCCAGACCTAGCCAGAGTAGAATAGCTCCTCCTGTTTCGCCTGCTACTACCGATGCATTTAGATTATAAGGCAGTACAGTTGTACacaaagaagggaaaaatccACATTCATTCTATCTGAATACATTCGTCTCTTAATGAATCTCAAACTGGTTGAGacgagcgtttttttttggtttctcttaTTCATTGTTATCAGGAAGCCGTAGTATTTAGGCATGTaggatggaaaaatgatgaaattaaaaaaataataatccgtAAATTAGCGTGGATAACTTCATGTTGAATAATACATGTATGGACGTTCATTGTAAAACACGTTGCATAGTTTAGACTTGCATGTTCgagtaaatgaaaaacgaaaactacACAATTTTGGACTGTTTAAATCCGAAGAGTAGTGGGGATTTCGTTTATACCTGAGAAAAGTCCTTTATGAAAGTGGGGTAAACTAAACACATGCTACGTCCGTATTACAATTGAAactctcgtttcgttttattatacTAGCCAGTGAatagatttcatatttttactcGTTTCGTTTCCACGTATAccaattttccaaactttttcacatctctttattttatttttttctttcaatctttttttccccttctaaggggagaaattttatatcggagatagaaattataatttcccAAAAAATATGCATGCCTTTAGCTAAAACTCCTGCTGCGAAACGCTAGGAATTGGTAATTGAAGGtcgtaaaaatgaaaggtTTTCATGAACAATTTTTGGAAACCCTTTTGAGACCCTAAGAAGTTTTGACGAAAGTTTCATGTAAATAGACGACCTTCTTGCGATCTACATTCCACCATGTTTCACGGTTTTGTTTATGTTTCAGCCTCGATTTTAGTGAagcaaaaaagagaggaagaaaaaaaggaataaaatggCGGGGATGGGCAGGAGAACGTATCTGCGAGATGTGAACCCCTATTTGATATGTCCTCTTTGCAGAGGATATCTTGTAGATGCCACCACTGTCGTTGAATGCCTGCATTCGTGTGAgtagattattattcatttattaacaaaccttattttttatttatttttctccataaaatttcgaatgattaaaattattgGTAACTATATATTGAATTATAccatcgatcaattatttgattattgtcaatctgaatttattttttctctgctgTTCTCAGTCTGCAGAAGCTGTATATTAAAACATCTCAAATCTGAAGCTCATTGTCCCACTTGTAATCACGTTCTGAACAATGCCAAACCAGATATCAAGtgagtacctacctacctagaTAAATCTGTCAAATGAATCAATTTGAAAACTGCTTctcattttgaataattttctttcttttgtgcAGGGCCGATAAGGCATTGCAGGACATTGTTTATAAGCTGGTTCCTGGACTTTATCATAAAGAAATGCGTAGGAGGCGAGAGTTTTATAAGAAAAATCCCGAATATGGTGAGAATTGTCTCCTTTTGCCTTTCATTTTATCTGTTACGTTTTTGccaatttctttgaaattcaattcaaccCTTCTCTCTCATCGAACAGCTGAATCGGCGACACCTGAACAAAAAGGGGAAGATGTCAGTGGGCGATTAATTTTCGCTCCCGAAGATGCAGTGAGCCTGAGTCTGGAATATTTGCCACCTGGTGCAGATCCACTGTCACTCGGACTGAGTATTAGTAACATGGAATCGATTCAGCGGAATttaaacaacaataacaatagtgCCAACACTAACAGGAGGTACCTTCAGTGTCCGGCTCTGGTGACGATTGCCCatctcaaaaaatttcttgccCTTAAATACAGCGTCGATCTCACAAGATATACCATTGAGATTTGCCATCGTACTGCTCCCCTTCCGGAGCACTGGACTCTTATGGATGTAGCCTACATGTATGCCTGGAAGAGGGTAAGtttcgttaatatttttttctattcgtttcaATTAAACGGAATTAAATTAAAAGGTCTTGccaattcttttctttttgcttctttcGCAGAATGCACCAATGAGGTTCTTTTATCGTATTGCTCAAGAAGAGCCGAGGCTAGAAGCTCCACCGCATGATCGACCATCGACTCCGGGTCTTGGCGCAAGTTTACCGCCTGCCGATTCTACTTCCGTTGACACAAACGAGATCAaggcagagaaagaaaagcggGAAGTTAATGACAATCAAGAATTGCCCCAAGTTAAGAGCCcgattaaaatattaaaaaattctgaGGGTAGGTACGAGGTTCTCAAACCTGCTCTCAAAACTCCGCCACTTCGGGAGCCAGAGCCACAGATTGTTAAAACAGTGGAACAGAAGGAGACAAATTTAAATCCGGAATTCAGTGTAGTGAGCATCGGTGATGGACAGAATTCGAACGGGGTCAAAATTACACTGAAACAATGTTCGCCCAGTACTCTAGATTCTAAGAAACCAAAAGTCATTAGTAATGTACTTGTGCGACGTTCTCCGATTAAAAACGATGTCAGAAAGTCACCACCTATGGAACAGGTCCAGAAAACTAAGAACGCCACAAAGACACCTGGTTTTGTTCAAGTGGAAAAAGGGAAGGacaaagagagggaaaaagtgaaagaagataagaaacaaaaaggaacaGAAATGGAAtccgagagagagaaagaaaaaattaaaggttCTGAAACGTCCGAGAAACAGGATCAGAAACAAAAGCGCAAAGTTACATTTGTCGACACTCTTCCTATGCCTGTCAAATTAAATGGCGAGGTTACTACCGGAGTCAAGAAACCAGGAGATCTTCCtgacaaaaaacaatttttacagAGCTTTCAACTCACTGCCAGAGAGTCAAAGACTGAGACACCAGCTCCCTTGACTCCTAGGCAGGATTCTAAGGCTTTGCCTCCCAAAATTGACGTGTACACCTTTCCGAGCGATCCTCCAACGTCTATTACACATCCTCTTCCACCCGGtgctgtaaaaagaaaatgcccTCCAGGTCTTCCAATATTCGAAGCTAAACGCCGAAAATTACAATTCACTAGTCAGCCGAAGAAGCTGACTGTGAAACCCCTGAATAGAATCAAACCCAACCAGCAGACGTCGTCAAATTCAGCTAATCCTACTGGCAATACGTTCAGCGCACCGATGGCTCCTCCATCAACAGCTGGCACTGGAAATGCAAAATCTAGTCCTAATCTCCACAATAATACAAGGAATCTTCTGGATGGGTGTGGTCTTAATATCCCAGCCAGTTTGAGCATAACTTTGACAGCTCCGAAATCTCCAAACAATAGTTCCGCGGGTGATCATTCAGGTCATTCCAAAGATAACCTCAACAACCTTTTGAACAAAGTAAACCCAAGTATTACACTTAACGACAGATCGGTGGACCCTAGAGTTCTAAAGGCCTTGAAAACTGGGCAAATAAGGATGCCTGCGCCAAGTAAAATCAAGCCAAAGAATACAGATAAGGAAGCCAAGATCAGTCCTAAGCGAAAAAAGGATCAGGATCCATTGGGAGAAGATGCATTGGATCTTAGTGGAgtaaagaaaatggaaattcaTCCCTTGCGAATTCCGCAGCCAGTTTCTaaggcgaaaaataaatcggctACTCCTGTTACCCGAGAAAATAACGCTGCTCAAGGTCAGGTTGTCACTCTTGTCGGAGGTCAAAGATACTACAGAGCTCCTCCAGGTTCGCTAACCCCAGCTGCTCACAGGGTTACTGATATTCCTATACCCGTTTCAACGTCTCGTGCCCCAGTTTACGCACCCTCTTGTTTACCCAGCCCCACAAGCAGCGGCGGACGGTCTAGCTTATCTTCAGTTTTTCCCAGTCTACAAAGTCTCTATGCACTTAGTCAAGCGCAAAACAGACAGCAATTGCAAATCGAAGCCAGACTCAGGTTGCCCCAAACCGATGCGAATACTTCAAATAGTCCGAGCAAAAGTCATCTCGCCGCTCAGTGCGCTCCAGTCAAACCTGCCAGATCTTCTGTCGCATCGTTAGCAGTTCCAATAATGAAGCAACCTAATAATGGTACAATGCCTTGCGAGGGAACTCTGCGTTGACAGTTTTTGTGTTATCGAGGATTAGTTtaaatgtaaaatgaaaaaatcaagattctGCAACAAGAGTCATTAAACTCTTCAGGAAATTTGTTGTATCATGTCCAAATCAGACAAAGGACAagttcgataattaattgacaGCCAAAGACTTTGATAATGTTTCTAAAATAAACTCGATGTATTCGAGTAAAACGCTTAAGCGATTACAAATATCTGTAATTACTTGACGAACTGAGCCTTGGCTgttaatttaataaaatgatCACAAACTTTCATCCACGTGTCCGAgacaaagtaaaaaatatatgaacgattattattgttgtttggtttattattaatttattgtacTAAATGTGTACGATTATCAAGTATGTAAGGGCttcgatgaaaacaaaaaaggaaaaaaaaagaaaaaaagtaggctGCTTCGacaaggaaaatttttattgccatCCCAAATAAAGTCATTAATAATTCTTCCCGGTATAACGAGATAAGAGATTGATCATTCTGTACACCAAGTTTTTTTCTATGAACAATAGGGCGAATACTAAGAAATCATAATTCTATACTCTCTTTAGTTTACTTGTAAGCAATGGTAATTATGATTCATCTTGTCGATACAGCTTGAACATATGTGGCTATTGAAATGTTAATATTTtagttttcattatattttgttgATTAGTTATCgcatataataattgttatgtcacgtatatttatgtgtTTGTATTATATCTTGTCTATTATCTTttttggtatatgtatatacaatatcaTCAATGGATTACCTAGAAAATAATCGCTGCGATTTGCAATTAGTCTATAAGAcatttacaataattttttcctacCAACTACTGGTATCtcataacttgaaaaaaaacaaactatctattcattgatttcaagtatatttctgtctttttttgtGATTCGAGTATCAGATAATGGGATCAAtccattttattccatttttttttttgttagttatttttcgctgttttttggtttccaaCACTCCTCATGTACAAGAGcttgaaagaaatattgttgAGCCTGATACGTTTCAATGTTGATCAATAATTTAAACGAAATGATTATTATATGGTAATAAATACATGTAAAGGTATACGCAGATGTCTTGTTTGGCACCTGTCTATCCCGACTGAATGACGATGAGGAAAATTACCTTAAGCATAATAATagtgaatgtgaaaaaaattattcaaaaaaaaatcaaattgttcTCGTttctatataaaaaaaaaagatgaaaaaaaaacaaaaaaaatgtatacggAATATTT
This region of Athalia rosae chromosome 7, iyAthRosa1.1, whole genome shotgun sequence genomic DNA includes:
- the LOC105685131 gene encoding polycomb group protein Psc-like → MAGMGRRTYLRDVNPYLICPLCRGYLVDATTVVECLHSFCRSCILKHLKSEAHCPTCNHVLNNAKPDIKADKALQDIVYKLVPGLYHKEMRRRREFYKKNPEYAESATPEQKGEDVSGRLIFAPEDAVSLSLEYLPPGADPLSLGLSISNMESIQRNLNNNNNSANTNRRYLQCPALVTIAHLKKFLALKYSVDLTRYTIEICHRTAPLPEHWTLMDVAYMYAWKRNAPMRFFYRIAQEEPRLEAPPHDRPSTPGLGASLPPADSTSVDTNEIKAEKEKREVNDNQELPQVKSPIKILKNSEGRYEVLKPALKTPPLREPEPQIVKTVEQKETNLNPEFSVVSIGDGQNSNGVKITLKQCSPSTLDSKKPKVISNVLVRRSPIKNDVRKSPPMEQVQKTKNATKTPGFVQVEKGKDKEREKVKEDKKQKGTEMESEREKEKIKGSETSEKQDQKQKRKVTFVDTLPMPVKLNGEVTTGVKKPGDLPDKKQFLQSFQLTARESKTETPAPLTPRQDSKALPPKIDVYTFPSDPPTSITHPLPPGAVKRKCPPGLPIFEAKRRKLQFTSQPKKLTVKPLNRIKPNQQTSSNSANPTGNTFSAPMAPPSTAGTGNAKSSPNLHNNTRNLLDGCGLNIPASLSITLTAPKSPNNSSAGDHSGHSKDNLNNLLNKVNPSITLNDRSVDPRVLKALKTGQIRMPAPSKIKPKNTDKEAKISPKRKKDQDPLGEDALDLSGVKKMEIHPLRIPQPVSKAKNKSATPVTRENNAAQGQVVTLVGGQRYYRAPPGSLTPAAHRVTDIPIPVSTSRAPVYAPSCLPSPTSSGGRSSLSSVFPSLQSLYALSQAQNRQQLQIEARLRLPQTDANTSNSPSKSHLAAQCAPVKPARSSVASLAVPIMKQPNNGTMPCEGTLR